The following are from one region of the Variovorax sp. V213 genome:
- a CDS encoding phospholipase A, with product MNAIHLRTTLAAGLLLAPGLFAAPAHAQAVDRPRSPLADAQLTWQQCAALGNNNEARLACFDRWTQQQTLPSVSVPVAPPVLASTQPVPPVDASIPATRVISVATSEGCRDRQYSILSRFWELENGTDCGTFVFRGYRPLNVSASAATSKPETPTSPAEGHTATPVAYQANEMRIGLSVRTKIAQGLLTQNEPAKKDSLWFAYSQQSTWQLFNGSVSRPFRTTDHEPELMYVYPLDFNLPGGWRWRYAGVGLVHQSNGQSLPLSRSWNRVYLMGGAELDDRFSITGRVWQRLSEEAAKDDNPDISNYIGRAEITGRWNFNRDNTLGITVRNNLRDSGRGSVRLEWLKAIGDSTASNLRFHTQLFHGYGDTLVDYNRKRTVLSIGLSLVDF from the coding sequence ATGAACGCCATCCATCTACGCACCACGCTGGCCGCAGGCCTGCTGCTGGCTCCCGGCCTCTTTGCGGCGCCGGCGCACGCACAGGCGGTCGACAGGCCGCGCAGCCCGCTGGCCGATGCCCAACTGACCTGGCAGCAATGCGCCGCGCTGGGCAACAACAACGAAGCGCGCCTGGCCTGCTTCGACCGCTGGACCCAGCAGCAGACGCTGCCTTCGGTCTCGGTGCCGGTGGCGCCGCCGGTGCTCGCGAGCACCCAGCCGGTACCGCCGGTGGACGCCTCGATTCCGGCCACGCGCGTGATCTCGGTCGCCACCAGCGAAGGCTGCCGCGACCGGCAGTACTCGATCCTGTCGCGCTTCTGGGAGCTCGAGAACGGCACCGACTGCGGCACCTTCGTGTTCCGCGGCTACCGGCCGCTGAACGTGTCGGCTTCGGCCGCCACCAGCAAGCCCGAGACGCCCACGTCCCCGGCCGAAGGCCACACGGCGACGCCCGTGGCCTACCAGGCCAACGAAATGCGCATCGGCCTCTCGGTGCGGACCAAGATCGCGCAAGGCCTGCTGACGCAGAACGAGCCGGCCAAGAAGGATTCGCTGTGGTTCGCGTACTCGCAGCAGTCGACCTGGCAGCTGTTCAACGGCTCGGTCTCGCGGCCGTTCCGCACCACCGACCACGAGCCCGAGCTGATGTATGTCTATCCGCTCGACTTCAACCTGCCCGGCGGCTGGCGCTGGCGCTACGCGGGCGTGGGCCTGGTGCACCAGTCGAACGGCCAGAGCCTGCCGCTGTCGCGCAGCTGGAACCGCGTGTACCTGATGGGCGGCGCCGAACTCGACGACCGCTTCAGCATCACCGGACGCGTCTGGCAGCGGCTGTCGGAAGAGGCGGCGAAGGACGACAACCCCGACATCTCGAACTACATCGGCCGCGCCGAAATCACGGGCCGCTGGAACTTCAACCGCGACAACACCCTGGGCATCACGGTGCGCAACAACCTGCGCGACAGCGGCCGCGGCTCGGTCCGGCTCGAATGGCTCAAGGCCATCGGCGACTCGACCGCAAGCAACCTGCGCTTCCACACGCAGCTTTTCCACGGCTACGGCGACACGCTGGTCGACTACAACCGCAAGCGCACGGTGCTCAGCATCGGCCTGAGCCTGGTCGATTTCTAG
- a CDS encoding thioredoxin family protein produces MSLSPSSDSRSIRAARHARAALSRASRRAVVAAAVALGATFLMGNHAFAAPAVGQQAPDFVAVDTSGAKHKLSDFAGKFVVLEWTNPGCPFVRKHYNSGNMPATQKAATAQGVVWLSVNSTERAASDYLQPAALDAWMKSQKASPTAVLMDEDGVIGQAYGARTTPHIFIIDPKGMLVYAGGIDSIASARPDDIKAATNYVNQALGEAFGGKPISAASTRPYGCSVKYKS; encoded by the coding sequence ATGTCACTTTCGCCATCGTCCGACTCGCGTTCCATTCGCGCCGCGCGCCACGCCCGCGCCGCTCTCAGCCGTGCCTCGCGCCGCGCCGTCGTGGCCGCCGCCGTGGCCCTGGGCGCCACCTTCCTGATGGGCAACCACGCCTTTGCAGCGCCCGCCGTGGGCCAGCAGGCGCCCGACTTCGTTGCCGTGGACACCAGCGGCGCCAAGCACAAGCTCTCCGACTTCGCCGGCAAGTTCGTGGTGCTCGAGTGGACCAACCCGGGCTGTCCCTTCGTGCGCAAGCACTACAACAGCGGCAACATGCCCGCCACGCAGAAGGCCGCCACGGCTCAGGGCGTGGTCTGGCTGTCGGTCAATTCCACCGAGCGAGCGGCCAGCGACTACCTGCAGCCCGCGGCGCTCGATGCCTGGATGAAGTCGCAGAAGGCGTCGCCCACCGCGGTGCTGATGGACGAAGACGGCGTGATCGGCCAGGCCTACGGCGCGCGCACCACGCCGCACATCTTCATCATCGATCCCAAGGGCATGCTGGTGTACGCTGGCGGCATCGACAGCATCGCGTCGGCCCGGCCCGACGACATCAAGGCCGCGACCAACTACGTGAACCAGGCGCTGGGCGAAGCCTTCGGAGGCAAACCGATCTCGGCGGCCTCGACGCGGCCCTACGGCTGCTCGGTCAAGTACAAGAGCTGA
- a CDS encoding primosomal protein N', producing MAWRLDIAVQTPAHAALGDLLSYAGAAPLAPGTLVRVPLGRREVLGVVWNQASSLDGAEPDMALKPVGAALDALAPLGDAWRDLVAFAARYYQRSIGEIALAALPPQLRDLTTTQLGRRLKRKATTGPVAATDEAANLIALSPEQTAALARIEAETGTFLLVGSTGSGKTEVYLRCVADLLARDAGAQALVMVPEINLTPQLEARFKARFGDEAVVSLHSGMTNPQRLASWLAAHSGAARIVLGTRMAVFASIPGLKLIVVDEEHDPSYKQQEGARYSARDLAVWRGQREGAKVILGSATPSLESWHQSRPAEGEDPGGRYVRLAMPSRIGAGELPAVRLVDMNLQPPKTVLSGALLDAIGQRIARGEQSMVFLNRRGYAPVLACADCGWKSECPHCSAYRVFHKIDRTLRCHHCGFTERVPRACPSCGNPDIAPVGRGTERLEEHLAELFAAVKRPDGSAVRIARIDADSTKKQGALESQLAAVHSGEVDVLVGTQMIAKGHDFRRITLVAAVNPDGALFSSDFRAPERLFSLLMQSAGRAGRDAAYLAAQGATAEMWIQTHHAQHPLFAALRRHDYTAFARQQLEERAAAGMPPFAFQALLRADARTQEAAQAFLNAASAAADALEGADRVVRYPAVPLAIQRVANVERAQMLIESASRAALQRLLAGWQPLLHALRRTPEGKGVIRWLVDVDPHSI from the coding sequence ATGGCTTGGCGGCTCGACATCGCAGTGCAGACGCCGGCGCATGCCGCTCTGGGCGACCTGCTGAGCTACGCCGGCGCGGCGCCTCTCGCCCCCGGCACGCTGGTGCGGGTGCCGCTGGGCCGGCGCGAGGTGCTGGGTGTGGTCTGGAACCAGGCAAGCTCGCTGGACGGCGCCGAGCCCGACATGGCGCTCAAGCCCGTCGGCGCGGCTCTCGATGCGCTGGCCCCACTCGGCGACGCCTGGCGCGACCTGGTTGCCTTTGCCGCGCGCTACTACCAGCGCTCGATCGGCGAAATCGCCTTGGCGGCCCTGCCGCCGCAACTGCGCGACCTGACGACGACCCAACTGGGGCGCCGCCTCAAACGCAAGGCGACGACCGGCCCCGTGGCGGCCACCGACGAAGCCGCCAACCTGATCGCGCTGAGCCCGGAGCAGACGGCCGCCCTGGCCCGCATCGAGGCCGAGACGGGCACCTTCCTGCTGGTCGGCAGCACCGGCAGCGGCAAGACCGAGGTCTACCTGCGCTGCGTGGCCGACCTGCTCGCTCGCGATGCCGGCGCGCAGGCGCTGGTGATGGTGCCCGAGATCAACCTGACGCCGCAGCTCGAAGCACGCTTCAAGGCGCGTTTCGGCGACGAGGCGGTGGTGTCGCTGCACAGCGGCATGACCAACCCCCAGCGGCTCGCGAGCTGGCTCGCGGCGCACAGCGGCGCCGCGCGCATCGTGCTGGGCACGCGCATGGCGGTGTTCGCGTCGATCCCGGGGCTGAAGCTCATCGTGGTCGATGAGGAGCACGACCCGAGCTACAAGCAGCAGGAAGGTGCACGCTATTCGGCGCGCGACCTTGCCGTGTGGCGCGGCCAGCGCGAGGGCGCAAAAGTCATCCTGGGCTCGGCCACGCCCTCGCTCGAAAGCTGGCACCAGAGCCGACCCGCCGAGGGCGAAGACCCGGGCGGGCGCTACGTGCGGCTGGCCATGCCGTCGCGCATCGGCGCGGGCGAACTGCCCGCGGTGCGGCTCGTGGACATGAACCTGCAGCCACCCAAGACCGTGCTCTCGGGCGCGCTGCTCGACGCCATCGGCCAGCGCATTGCGCGCGGCGAGCAGAGCATGGTGTTCCTGAACCGCCGCGGCTATGCGCCGGTGCTGGCCTGCGCCGATTGCGGCTGGAAGAGCGAGTGCCCGCATTGCAGCGCCTACCGCGTGTTCCACAAGATCGACCGCACGCTGCGCTGCCACCACTGCGGCTTTACCGAGCGCGTGCCGCGCGCCTGCCCGTCCTGCGGCAACCCCGACATCGCACCCGTCGGCCGCGGCACCGAGCGGCTCGAAGAGCATCTGGCCGAACTGTTCGCGGCGGTGAAGCGGCCGGACGGCAGTGCGGTGCGCATCGCGCGCATCGACGCCGACAGCACCAAGAAGCAGGGCGCGCTCGAATCGCAGCTTGCAGCCGTGCATTCGGGCGAGGTCGACGTGCTGGTCGGCACGCAGATGATCGCCAAGGGGCATGACTTCCGCCGCATCACCCTGGTGGCGGCGGTGAACCCCGACGGCGCGCTGTTCTCCAGCGACTTTCGCGCGCCCGAGCGGCTGTTCAGCCTGCTGATGCAATCGGCCGGCCGCGCCGGCCGTGATGCGGCGTACCTGGCGGCCCAGGGCGCGACGGCCGAGATGTGGATCCAGACGCACCATGCGCAGCACCCGCTTTTTGCCGCGCTGCGCAGGCACGACTACACCGCTTTCGCCCGCCAACAGCTGGAGGAGCGGGCCGCGGCCGGCATGCCGCCCTTCGCATTCCAGGCCCTGTTGCGGGCCGACGCGCGCACGCAGGAGGCCGCCCAGGCTTTCCTGAATGCCGCGAGCGCGGCCGCCGATGCGCTCGAAGGTGCCGACCGCGTGGTGCGCTACCCCGCGGTGCCGCTTGCCATCCAGCGCGTGGCCAATGTGGAAAGAGCGCAGATGCTGATCGAAAGCGCTTCGCGTGCGGCGCTGCAGCGCCTGCTGGCCGGTTGGCAGCCGCTCTTGCATGCGTTGCGGCGCACGCCCGAAGGCAAGGGCGTGATCCGCTGGCTTGTCGACGTCGATCCGCACAGCATCTGA
- a CDS encoding ATP-dependent helicase, translating into MSSGLNLAQQEAVNYLHGPCLVLAGAGSGKTRVITHKIGRLIQAGLEPKRIAAITFTNKAASEMRERAKGLIGRDAKHVVICTFHALGVRMMREDGAVLGLKPAFSILDSDDVTKILKDAGGTTDTATARIWQWTISKWKNMGLNAAQAEAAAADDNERITARIMARYEERLTAYQSVDFDDLIGMPLKLLRDFDEVRAKWQAALGHILVDEYQDTNATQYEVLKALAGERGRITAVGDDDQSIYGWRGATLDNLRKLPVDYPNLKVIKLEQNYRSTSAILRAANNVIGPNPKLFPKTLFSELGEGEPVRIVDADSEAHEAERAVARIVSLRAGDATTQGKQYKEFRDFAILYRANHQARVFEQALRKAQIPYKVSGGQSFFDRAEIKDLCGWFRLWVNNDDDPAFLRAITTPKRGIGHTTLASLGTFASQYKLSLFEALFSPSLPSVMPKRTLEGIHEFGRYINDLEYRARRTMGAEDSRTFMLDWLKEIDYEKHLYDGEDSEQAAAARWTNVLEFVDWMSQRAGGGLDDASGADDNIEGERKSLLEVAQTISLLSTISEREQDQNVVTLSTLHASKGLEWPHVMLIGVTEGLLPFKLEDDNGRQLKVSDETLQRLQEERRLMYVGITRAQRSLAVSWTKKRKQGREMVPCVPSRFIAEMGLDKTTTREDPREKLKALRAEFARKAQDSAAAAAAAAASSS; encoded by the coding sequence ATGTCCTCCGGTCTCAATCTCGCGCAACAAGAAGCGGTCAATTACCTGCACGGGCCCTGCCTCGTGCTGGCGGGCGCGGGTTCGGGCAAGACGCGCGTCATCACGCACAAGATCGGCAGGCTCATCCAGGCCGGGCTCGAGCCCAAGCGCATCGCGGCCATCACCTTCACCAACAAGGCCGCCAGCGAAATGCGCGAACGTGCCAAGGGGCTGATCGGGCGCGACGCGAAGCATGTGGTGATCTGCACCTTTCACGCGCTAGGCGTGCGCATGATGCGCGAAGACGGCGCCGTGCTGGGCTTGAAACCGGCCTTCAGCATCCTCGACAGCGACGACGTCACCAAGATCCTGAAGGACGCCGGTGGCACGACCGACACGGCCACCGCGCGCATCTGGCAGTGGACCATCAGCAAGTGGAAGAACATGGGCCTCAACGCCGCACAGGCCGAAGCGGCCGCGGCGGACGACAACGAGCGCATCACCGCGCGCATCATGGCGCGCTACGAAGAGCGGCTCACGGCCTACCAGAGCGTCGACTTCGATGACCTCATCGGCATGCCGCTGAAGCTGCTGCGGGATTTCGACGAGGTGCGCGCCAAGTGGCAGGCCGCGCTGGGCCACATCCTGGTGGACGAATACCAGGACACCAATGCCACCCAATACGAAGTGCTGAAGGCGCTGGCCGGCGAGCGCGGGCGCATCACCGCGGTGGGCGACGACGACCAGTCGATCTACGGCTGGCGCGGCGCCACGCTGGACAACCTGCGCAAGCTGCCGGTCGACTACCCGAACCTGAAGGTCATCAAGCTCGAGCAGAACTACCGTTCGACCAGCGCGATCCTTCGTGCGGCCAACAACGTGATCGGACCCAACCCCAAGCTGTTTCCGAAGACGCTGTTCTCCGAACTCGGCGAAGGCGAGCCGGTGCGCATCGTCGATGCCGATTCCGAGGCGCACGAGGCCGAGCGCGCGGTGGCGCGCATCGTCAGCCTGCGCGCGGGCGATGCCACCACCCAGGGCAAGCAGTACAAGGAGTTCCGGGACTTCGCCATTCTCTACCGCGCCAACCATCAGGCGCGCGTGTTCGAACAGGCACTGCGCAAGGCGCAGATTCCCTACAAGGTCTCGGGCGGCCAGAGCTTCTTCGACCGCGCAGAAATCAAGGACCTGTGCGGCTGGTTCCGCCTGTGGGTCAACAACGACGACGACCCCGCGTTCCTGCGCGCCATCACCACGCCCAAGCGCGGCATCGGCCACACCACGCTCGCGAGCCTCGGCACCTTTGCCAGCCAGTACAAGCTGAGCCTGTTCGAGGCGCTGTTCAGCCCGTCGCTGCCGAGCGTCATGCCCAAGCGCACGCTCGAGGGCATCCACGAGTTCGGCCGCTACATCAACGACCTGGAATACCGCGCGCGCCGCACCATGGGCGCCGAAGACTCCCGCACCTTCATGCTCGACTGGCTGAAGGAGATCGACTACGAGAAGCACCTGTACGACGGCGAGGACAGCGAGCAGGCCGCGGCCGCGCGCTGGACCAACGTGCTGGAGTTCGTCGACTGGATGTCGCAGCGCGCTGGCGGCGGCCTCGACGATGCCTCCGGCGCCGACGACAACATCGAAGGCGAGCGCAAGAGCCTGCTCGAAGTGGCGCAGACCATCTCGCTGCTCTCGACCATCAGCGAGCGCGAGCAGGACCAGAACGTGGTCACGCTTTCCACGCTGCATGCCTCCAAGGGCCTCGAATGGCCGCACGTGATGCTGATTGGCGTGACCGAGGGCCTGCTGCCCTTCAAGCTCGAGGACGACAACGGCCGCCAGCTGAAGGTGAGCGACGAGACGCTGCAGCGGCTGCAGGAAGAGCGCCGCCTCATGTACGTGGGCATCACGCGGGCGCAGCGCAGCCTGGCGGTGAGCTGGACCAAGAAGCGCAAGCAGGGCCGCGAAATGGTGCCTTGCGTGCCGAGCCGCTTCATCGCCGAAATGGGCCTGGACAAGACCACCACTCGCGAAGACCCGCGCGAAAAACTCAAGGCGCTGCGCGCCGAGTTCGCGCGCAAGGCCCAGGACAGCGCGGCCGCCGCCGCAGCAGCAGCCGCCTCCTCATCATGA
- the hemE gene encoding uroporphyrinogen decarboxylase, whose translation MPFAPLQNDTFLRACWRQATDHTPVWLMRQAGRYLPEYVATRAKAGSFMGLATNVDYATEVTLQPLARYPLDAAILFSDILTVPDAMGLGLSFEAGEGPRFARPVQGEAAVAALEVPDMAKLRYVFDAVASIRKALDGRVPLIGFSGSPWTLACYMVEGAGSSDYRLVKSMLYSRPDLMHRLLAVNADSVATYLNAQIDAGAQAVMVFDSWGGVLADGAFQEFSFAYTARVLAGLKRNGADGQPVPRIVFTKGGGLWLEAMRALDCEVLGVDWTVNLAAARRLVGEGDKAKALQGNIDPNVLFAPPAQIEAEVAKVLNAFGKPHTDASVPGPTHIFNLGHGISQFTPPDHVAALVQAVHAQSRALRR comes from the coding sequence ATGCCTTTCGCCCCATTGCAAAACGACACTTTCCTGCGGGCCTGCTGGCGCCAGGCCACAGACCACACGCCCGTCTGGCTCATGCGCCAGGCCGGGCGCTACCTGCCCGAGTACGTGGCCACCCGCGCCAAGGCCGGCAGCTTCATGGGGCTGGCGACCAACGTCGACTACGCGACCGAAGTCACGCTGCAGCCGCTCGCGCGTTATCCGCTCGATGCGGCCATCCTGTTTTCCGACATCCTCACCGTGCCCGACGCCATGGGCCTGGGCCTGTCGTTCGAGGCCGGCGAAGGCCCGCGCTTCGCGCGCCCGGTGCAGGGCGAAGCGGCCGTTGCGGCGCTCGAAGTGCCCGACATGGCCAAGCTGCGCTATGTGTTCGACGCCGTGGCGTCGATCCGCAAGGCGCTCGATGGCCGGGTGCCGCTGATCGGCTTCTCGGGCAGCCCCTGGACGCTGGCCTGCTACATGGTGGAAGGGGCGGGCTCGAGCGACTACCGGCTCGTGAAGAGCATGCTCTATAGCCGCCCCGACCTGATGCATCGCCTGCTCGCAGTGAATGCCGATTCGGTGGCCACCTATCTCAATGCGCAGATCGACGCCGGCGCGCAGGCCGTGATGGTGTTCGACAGCTGGGGCGGCGTGCTGGCCGACGGCGCGTTCCAGGAATTCAGCTTCGCCTACACGGCGCGCGTGCTGGCCGGCCTGAAGCGTAACGGCGCCGACGGACAACCTGTGCCGCGCATCGTGTTCACCAAGGGCGGTGGCCTGTGGCTCGAAGCCATGCGTGCGCTCGACTGCGAAGTGCTCGGCGTCGACTGGACCGTGAACCTCGCGGCCGCGCGCCGGCTGGTGGGCGAAGGCGACAAGGCCAAGGCCCTGCAAGGCAACATCGATCCCAACGTGCTGTTCGCGCCGCCCGCGCAGATCGAAGCCGAGGTGGCCAAGGTGCTGAACGCTTTCGGCAAGCCGCATACCGATGCCAGCGTGCCCGGACCGACCCACATCTTCAACCTGGGCCATGGCATCAGCCAGTTCACGCCGCCGGACCACGTGGCAGCGCTGGTGCAGGCGGTGCATGCTCAATCGCGTGCCCTTCGCCGCTGA
- a CDS encoding MFS transporter — MNPAHSDAQPGTAARAFSSSTGSSSKLATVLRVTGGNFMEMFDFFLFGFYATQISKAFFPAGDEFASLMLTFMTFGAGFLMRPLGAIFLGAYVDRVGRRKGLIATLALMALGTLLIACVPAYATIGFAAPLLVLIGRLLQGFSAGVELGGVSVYLSEMATPGRKGFYVSWQSASQQVAIIVAAALGYWLNVTFTSQEIGDFYWRIPFFVGCLIVPVLFIIRRSLQETEEFMARKHRPDAREIFQSMLANWGLVVAGMMLVSMTTVSFYLITVYTPTFGKSVLHLSTTDALIVTLCVAVSNFIWLPVMGALSDRVGRKPLLILFTVLTIFTAYPSLKWLVGAPSFGRMLEVELWLSFLYASYNGAMVVALTEVMPVNVRTAGFSLAYSLATALFGGFTPAIATGLIEMTGDKGAPGLWMTAAAACGLFATLMLYRRNVSPADSRRVPVV, encoded by the coding sequence ATGAATCCTGCGCACTCCGACGCGCAACCGGGCACGGCCGCCCGCGCCTTTTCTTCAAGCACCGGCTCCTCCTCGAAATTGGCCACCGTCCTGCGCGTGACGGGCGGCAATTTCATGGAGATGTTCGACTTCTTCCTGTTCGGCTTCTACGCCACGCAGATTTCGAAGGCCTTCTTCCCGGCGGGCGACGAGTTCGCCTCGCTGATGCTGACTTTCATGACCTTCGGCGCGGGCTTCCTGATGCGGCCGCTGGGCGCGATTTTTCTCGGCGCGTATGTCGACCGCGTGGGGCGACGCAAGGGCCTGATCGCCACGCTCGCGCTGATGGCGCTCGGCACGCTGCTCATTGCCTGCGTGCCAGCCTACGCCACCATCGGCTTCGCGGCGCCGCTCCTGGTGCTCATCGGCCGGCTGCTGCAGGGCTTTTCGGCCGGCGTGGAACTGGGCGGCGTCTCGGTCTACCTGTCGGAGATGGCCACGCCGGGGCGCAAGGGCTTCTACGTGAGCTGGCAGTCGGCCAGCCAGCAGGTGGCGATCATCGTGGCGGCGGCATTGGGCTATTGGCTCAATGTGACCTTCACCTCGCAGGAGATCGGCGACTTCTACTGGCGCATTCCGTTCTTCGTCGGCTGCCTGATCGTGCCGGTGCTCTTCATCATCCGGCGCTCGTTGCAGGAGACCGAGGAGTTCATGGCACGCAAGCACCGGCCCGACGCACGCGAGATCTTCCAGTCGATGCTCGCCAACTGGGGCCTCGTGGTGGCGGGAATGATGCTGGTGTCGATGACCACCGTGTCGTTCTACCTGATCACGGTCTACACGCCCACCTTCGGCAAGTCGGTGCTGCACCTGAGCACGACCGATGCGCTGATCGTCACGCTGTGCGTGGCTGTCTCGAACTTCATCTGGCTGCCGGTGATGGGCGCGCTGTCCGACCGCGTCGGCCGCAAGCCGCTGCTGATTCTTTTCACGGTGCTGACCATCTTCACCGCGTACCCGTCACTCAAATGGCTGGTGGGCGCACCGAGCTTCGGGCGCATGCTCGAGGTCGAGCTGTGGCTGTCGTTCCTCTATGCCAGCTACAACGGCGCGATGGTGGTGGCGCTGACCGAGGTGATGCCGGTCAACGTGCGCACCGCCGGCTTCTCGCTGGCCTACAGCCTCGCGACGGCGCTGTTCGGCGGGTTCACGCCGGCCATTGCCACCGGCCTGATCGAGATGACCGGCGACAAGGGCGCGCCGGGCTTGTGGATGACGGCGGCCGCTGCCTGCGGGCTCTTCGCCACGCTGATGCTCTACCGGCGCAACGTGAGCCCGGCCGATTCGCGGCGCGTGCCGGTGGTCTGA
- a CDS encoding AEC family transporter yields MFAVFLVTFPFFALIAAGYGAARARVLPLDAIPGLNTFVLYFALPCMLLRFGAGTPIGQLLDGGVALVWGLSALAVVAGVVVFTRNARIGWNDGAFGALVAAFPNTGFMGVPLLVALLGAQAAGPMIITIAFDLVVTSSLCIALSRLDGVGGGAALHGPRQAARQALRGVLVNPMPWSILLGVLLSAARWRLPGPVERTIAMLADAASPVALFTIGAVLARSALLAREHGASAAVAAAMGTRSAVPPKAPLADVLPVVLVKLLAHPLLVWALGRGSIALGLPLSSQALMVIVLVAALPSASNVSMLAERFGADNGRIARIILWTTVATFFSFPLAVGLLR; encoded by the coding sequence GTGTTCGCTGTATTTCTCGTAACTTTTCCCTTCTTCGCGCTGATCGCTGCCGGCTATGGTGCCGCGCGCGCCCGCGTCCTGCCGCTCGATGCGATTCCAGGCCTCAACACCTTCGTTCTGTACTTCGCGCTGCCTTGCATGTTGTTGCGATTTGGCGCCGGCACGCCGATCGGGCAGCTGCTCGACGGTGGCGTCGCGCTGGTCTGGGGCCTGAGCGCACTGGCCGTGGTGGCGGGCGTGGTCGTCTTCACCCGCAACGCGCGCATCGGCTGGAACGACGGCGCCTTCGGTGCGCTGGTGGCGGCCTTTCCGAACACCGGCTTCATGGGCGTGCCGCTGCTGGTGGCGCTGCTGGGCGCGCAGGCCGCGGGGCCGATGATCATTACTATCGCCTTCGACCTGGTCGTGACCTCGTCGCTGTGCATTGCGCTGTCGCGCCTCGACGGAGTCGGCGGCGGCGCGGCGCTGCATGGCCCGCGGCAGGCGGCGCGCCAGGCGCTGCGCGGCGTGCTGGTCAATCCGATGCCGTGGTCGATTCTGCTGGGCGTGCTGCTGTCGGCCGCGCGCTGGCGCCTGCCGGGGCCGGTGGAGCGCACCATCGCCATGCTGGCCGATGCGGCTTCGCCGGTGGCGCTCTTCACCATCGGCGCGGTGCTGGCGCGGTCGGCCTTGCTCGCGCGGGAGCACGGAGCCAGCGCGGCGGTGGCGGCGGCCATGGGCACCCGGTCGGCCGTTCCGCCCAAGGCGCCGCTGGCCGACGTGCTGCCGGTGGTGCTGGTCAAGCTGCTCGCGCATCCCTTGCTGGTCTGGGCGCTGGGGCGGGGCTCCATCGCGCTCGGTCTGCCGCTCTCGTCGCAGGCGCTGATGGTGATCGTGCTGGTAGCCGCACTGCCGAGCGCCAGCAACGTGTCGATGCTGGCCGAGCGCTTTGGGGCCGACAACGGCCGCATCGCGCGCATCATCCTGTGGACGACAGTGGCGACCTTCTTCAGTTTTCCGCTGGCGGTGGGGCTGCTGCGCTGA